Proteins found in one Salminus brasiliensis chromosome 13, fSalBra1.hap2, whole genome shotgun sequence genomic segment:
- the pld3 gene encoding 5'-3' exonuclease PLD3, which yields MKSEIPYEKVADVERSKLEAHLKPQKYYRCLLIVTCLTTVLLVLFVLQTLLVPTVTSSSSPSGLQVHIPIRDTCTDPCRIVLVESIPVGLEFNSSVTHPSIYQTWMNLISGAQSSLDIASFYWTLTNKDTGTHEPTANQGEKILQELSQLSGKIAVRIAVNKQDKRSQDLQLLMDSGADVRMVNMRDLTSGVLHTKFWVVDKKHIYIGSANMDWRSLTQVKELGAVVYDCSCLANDLGKIFEAYWYLGQSKTIPTPWPSQYATAYNKDTPMQLSLNGTDSSVYLSSSPPSLCAEGRTEDLQSILSVIDDAQQFVYIAVMNYLPTMEFSTPKRYWADIDTQLRRVAFERRVQVRLLISCWSSSSPIMFPFLRSLASLQHDKKLDIQVKIFIVPTTPSEKQIPYARVNHNKYMVTDKVAYIGTSNWSGDYFVNTAGSALVVNQTSAQSVDQTVQQQLQAVFERDWDSQYSTQLKHNSDLKDICSTLDSQQGAL from the exons ATGAAGTCTGAGATTCCGTATGAAAAG GTGGCTGACGTGGAGCGGAGTAAGTTGGAGGCACACCTGAAACCTCAGAAg TATTACAGGTGTTTGCTGATCGTTACCTGTCTCACCACGGTGCTGTTGGTGCTGTTTGTCCTGCAAACTCTCCTAGTTCCCACGGTGACCTCCTCGTCCAGCCCATCTGGCCTGCAGGTGCACATTCCCATCAGAGACACCTGTACTGACCCCTGCAG AATAGTTTTGGTGGAGAGTATTCCAGTCGGGTTGGAGTTTAATTCCTCAGTCACGCACCCCTCCATCTATCAGACCTGGATGAACCTAATCTCAGGGGCTCAGAGCAGCCTGGACATCGCCTCCTTCTACTGGACTCTGACCAATAAAGACACGGGCACACACGAGCCCACAGCCAATCAG GGCGAGAAGATTCTTCAAGAGCTCAGTCAGCTCTCTGGGAAGATAGCAGTGCGAATTGCTGTGAACAAGCAAGACAAGCGATCGCAGGATCTTCAGCTGCTAATGGACTCCG GTGCTGATGTGAGGATGGTGAACATGCGGGATTTAACCTCTGGAGTGCTGCACACTAAATTCTGGGTGGTGGATAAGAAGCATATTTACATCGGCAGTGCTAACATGGACTGGAGGTCGTTGACACAG GTGAAGGAGCTGGGTGCGGTGGTGTACGACTGCAGCTGCCTTGCCAATGACCTGGGCAAAATCTTTGAAGCTTATTGGTACCTGGGTCAGAGTAAGACAATCCCTACTCCCTGGCCCAGCCAATACGCTACAGCCTACAACAAGGACACACCCATGCAGCTGTCACTCAATGGCACGGATTCCAGCGTCTACCTGTCG AGTTCCCCCCCTTCTCTGTGTGCGGAGGGCAGGACTGAGGACCTGCAGTCCATTCTGAGTGTGATTGACGATGCCCAGCAGTTCGTCTACATCGCTGTGATGAACTACCTGCCCACCATGGAGTTCTCCACTCCTAAAAG gtaCTGGGCCGATATAGACACTCAGCTGAGGCGTGTGGCGTTTGAGAGGAGGGTTCAGGTGCGTTTGTTGATCAGCTGTTGGAGCAGCTCCTCTCCGATCATGTTTCCGTTCCTCCGCTCACTGGCCTCCTTACAGCATGACAAAAAACTGGACATCCAGGTG AAAATCTTTATTGTTCCCACAACCCCAAGTGAAAAGCAAATTCCCTATGCCCGAGTCAACCATAACAAATACATGGTGACTGACAAGGTGGCCTACATTG GCACATCTAACTGGTCTGGAGACTATTTTGTAAACACAGCTGGTTCTGCACTGGTGGTGAATCAGACTTCAGCCCAATCTGTGGATCAAACggtccagcagcagctgcaggctGTGTTTGAGAGGGATTGGGACTCCCAGTACAGCACCCAGCTCAAACACAACTCTGACCTCAAGGACATATGCAGCACATTGGACAGCCAACAGGGAGCACTGTAG